GTCGAACTTTCATCCGCAGCGGATGGGCTTACTGCACTTCTCGGCGCAACCGAAGACATCCTCTCGGAAAATCACGCATCGGAATAAAACCGAATCTGACGGACGATGATTTTGAAGATGCTGAGGGATTCTCTAGGAAAATTATACCTATATGTCGGCGTGTTTGAGGACAATATACGATATTCATATATTTATATAATACATTGTACAATGATAACCGATAGATTTACATCCGGAAATAGTATCCTATGTGGTAGAGTCAAACATGACAATGTATGGCATGCCGACAACGATGTTCTTGGTGTTCGTTGCGACGATTTTAGCCGGGAGCCTTGGGGCAATTCATTACACGGTCGTCCACGTTCTGTTAGGGAAACCGGTTAACGAAAACGTCCGGAAGACGACGACAGAACCGCGTGCAACTGATGGAGGCCACAACGATGGCTGACGTCAATCCGTACTATCTCGGTGCGTTCGTGGTGTACTTGCTTATCGTTCTCGCGATCGGTCTCTGGGGATACAGGAAGACCTCCGATGTCATGGATTTCTGGGTGATGGGTCAGAGCATGGGACCGACTCTAGCGACTTGGTCGCTTGTTGCCAACTTCGTGAGCGCGGTTAGCGTAATCGGGTTTATCGGAGCCGTTTATGGCGGCGGCTACTCGCTCATGACTGGTACTATTTTAGGATTGATGCTAGGTGTGAGTGGTCTTTACTTTGTCGTCGGCCGTGTTCGACAGTTAAACCACCTGACGTTGCCGGACATCATCGCGGACTTGACCGGGCGACAAGCGGCACGACCGATCGCAGGAGCAGTGTTGCTCGCAAATGGCTGGCTATACCTCATCATGCAACTCGTCGGTGCCAGTCTCCTCGTCACGACTATCACCGGCGTTCCGTACGAGTATATGGTGTGGGTCATCGGCGTCGTTTTCATCACCTACACCGTCCTCGGAGGTCTAGTGAGCGTGGCATGGACGGACCTTCTTCAAGGGACCATCATGGTCGCGGCCGTTCTGTTCGCGCTCGGGTACATGGTGCTCGATCTGGGTGGGTTCACCGCCATCAATACCGAATTCGCCGCCATGAAATCGGCAAACGTCGCCCCTCTCGGGGCAGGAACATACACGGTTATCGGAGTCGTCGCATCCGTCGTCGCGTTTTTCGGCACGATATTTACGGAGCAGAACATGATCGTGCGTATCGCTGCAACGAAAGACGTCCGGACAGCAAAAATCCACCTCGCAGCTTCCGGTGTCATTCTGTCGGTGTTCTACAGCGCTCTCGTAGTCCTCGGTGGTGCGACGACGGTCGCATTAGGGAACGCCGGACTGTCGATCGATAACGTCGATAACGCGTTCCCGACGCTGATAACCGAGTACGTTCCGACCTCGATCGGAGTCGTCATCATCCTCGCCGTTATGAGCGCGATTTTGTCCACGACGGACACACGGCTTCACTCGACGGGAATCACTACTGCACGTGACATCTACAGCTACTTTCGACCGAACGCGTCGGATGAATCACAGCTCCGCATTTCACGGATCGCGACCGTTCTCTTCGGAATAACTGCGACGGCGGCGGCCGTCAATCCCCCAGACACCATCATCGGTCTTTACAACCTCCGTGCGATCCTTCTGACGAGTGCCTTCCTCATCCCGGTTTATACAGCTCTCTACCTTTCGGGTATCAACGGATTGGCTGTACTCGCCTCGATCGTCGTCGGGACCGTCTTGGGTCTCGCCGCAACTTTCTTCGGCGGCGGGTTTGGTATCCCTGCGACGTTCGTCGGCGTGGGGTCGGCCGCATTGGTGTTACTGGTCGGCTATTATGCCCTTCCAGACCAGGGAAGCGGCCCACCGCGGGAGTACGCCGCTTCCGACGATTAGTGCGTAAAGGAAGAACGACGACGCCATTACCGGGTTTCGTTCGAACTGGATCACCGTACATACGCGGACCGAAGGATGTAACCCCTCGTTGGGAATCGGACCCCGACTGTGTCTCGGAACTGCGTGGAATCCCCGCGGAAGTGATGTCGCGATGGAGGCGTTTTGATGAGCAGCGGCCGCCCGAACTTTTGATGATTCCCTCTCCGCCGCTGATTTCAACGCATCACGATAGCAACCGGGCGATGGGACATCTTCTGAGAATTGACGGAAGACCGCGGAGGATGCGGTGTTATGCGTCAGGCCATCGCTCGATGTAGATCGCCTTATCGGTGTAGAAATGGATCATGTCTTCACCCTGGGCGTGGAGGTCACCGAAGAAGGAATCCTTCCAGCCGCCGAAGTGGAAGAATGCCATCGGAGCGGCCGTCCCGGTGTTCACACCGAGATTGCCAGCGTCGACCGTATGGCGGAACTTTCGAGCATCGCTTCCTCGTTCGGTAAAGAGGCTAGCAGCGTTACCAAACCGACTTCGATTCACGATACCGAGGGCATCCTCGAAATCGTCAGCGCGGATGAGCGCGAGGACAGGTCCGAAGATCTCCTCACGGGCGATGCTCATCTCCGGGTCGGCATCGCCGAAGATCGTCGGTCGAAGGAAATTCCCGGTATCTGGTGTTTCGAGTTCCCGGCCATCCAAGAGGAGGTTTGCGCCGTCCTCAATGCCTTCTCGAATGTATCCTTCGACCCGCTCTTGCTGTTCCGACGTGATGAGTGGCCCCATTTCGGAGTCGTCAGCTAACCCGTTTGCGACGGTCATGTTCGTTGCGGTTTCGACCACTCGATCGGCGAAGTCGTCGTACACCTCGTCGACGACTACAGCGACCGGGTTGGCAAGACACCGTTGGCCGGTGTTCGCGAAAGCGGATCCGATGGTCTGTTCGGCGGCGAAATCGAGGTTTGCCGATTCGGCGACAACGATGTGGTTTTTCGCACCACCCTGCGCTTGAACCCGTTTTCCATTGGCGGCAGCCGTCTCATAGACGTGTTTGGCCACCGGAGTACTTCCGACGAAAGATACCCCTTCGATATCGTCGTGTTTCACCAACGTATTGACCGTCTCCTTGCCCCCGTTCACGAGTTGCAATATCCCGTCGGGGAATCCCGCTTTTTCGACGAGTGCGAACAAGTACTGGGCGGTTAGCGGGTCGCGCTCGCTGGGTTTGAGAATAAACGCGTTACCAGTAGCGACCGCGTAGGGAAGGAACCAGAGCGGAATCATTCCCGGGAAATTGAACGGCGTGATTGCAGTAAACACCCCGAGTGGTTTTCGGACGGCGGTTTCGTCGATCTCAGGGGCTGCGTTTGGAAGGTGACCCGCTTGCATGAGCGACGGAATTCCGCAGGCGACTTCCACGTTTTCGATACCTCGGCGAAGCTCTCCTTTCGCTTCCTGAAACGTTTTTCCGTGCTCTTTGACCAGCAACTCCGCGATTTCGTCTTGATGATCTTCGAGCAATTGCTTCAAACGAAACAGGGGTTGGATACGTTCTTCGACCGGGACCTCCCGCCACTCCTCGAACGCTTCATATCCGGCCTGCACTGCCGCGTCGACATCGGAAGTGGCACTGAAGTTCGCGTGCGCTATCGTCTCTTCCGTCGCAGGATTTACTATCTCTTGACCGTCGGTACCGCTCGGGGCTTGCCATTCTCCATCGATGTAATTCTGTACGGAATCGATGTCGATCGGAACTTCCATCGTCATGAGTCATGTGTGCATTTGTCTCCCCGCCTCATAACGCTTTCTCACCAAATCCAACGTGTAGATAAATATACGGACGTTGTTCTGAATCAAGGTGCATGTGAGGACATTATTCTACTATATCGAAGATTCACCAAAGATTAATCAACTCCTGAAGAGTAGAGAGAATACACCAATGTCCGGTCAAGAAAGTGAACCCGATACTGCACTAAACGAAACCGAACGAATCGACAAAGAGTACGTCTTTGGCACATGGTCGTTTCAAAGTGAAGTGAGTCCGACACAGGTAGTAGACACCGACGGCGTCACCTTCACCGACGCAAGTGGGAACGAATACATCGACTTTTCGGGACAACTCATGTGTTCGAATCTCGGCCATTCTGCCGAACGAGTTACGGACGCTGTCACCGAGCAAATCAACGAAACTGCCTATGTCGCCCCCGGTTTTACTACGGAAGCACGTGCAAAACTCGGAAGGAAATTAGCTGAGGTTACACCTGGAGACCTTTCG
The window above is part of the Haladaptatus caseinilyticus genome. Proteins encoded here:
- a CDS encoding sodium:solute symporter family protein; its protein translation is MADVNPYYLGAFVVYLLIVLAIGLWGYRKTSDVMDFWVMGQSMGPTLATWSLVANFVSAVSVIGFIGAVYGGGYSLMTGTILGLMLGVSGLYFVVGRVRQLNHLTLPDIIADLTGRQAARPIAGAVLLANGWLYLIMQLVGASLLVTTITGVPYEYMVWVIGVVFITYTVLGGLVSVAWTDLLQGTIMVAAVLFALGYMVLDLGGFTAINTEFAAMKSANVAPLGAGTYTVIGVVASVVAFFGTIFTEQNMIVRIAATKDVRTAKIHLAASGVILSVFYSALVVLGGATTVALGNAGLSIDNVDNAFPTLITEYVPTSIGVVIILAVMSAILSTTDTRLHSTGITTARDIYSYFRPNASDESQLRISRIATVLFGITATAAAVNPPDTIIGLYNLRAILLTSAFLIPVYTALYLSGINGLAVLASIVVGTVLGLAATFFGGGFGIPATFVGVGSAALVLLVGYYALPDQGSGPPREYAASDD
- a CDS encoding CoA-acylating methylmalonate-semialdehyde dehydrogenase encodes the protein MTMEVPIDIDSVQNYIDGEWQAPSGTDGQEIVNPATEETIAHANFSATSDVDAAVQAGYEAFEEWREVPVEERIQPLFRLKQLLEDHQDEIAELLVKEHGKTFQEAKGELRRGIENVEVACGIPSLMQAGHLPNAAPEIDETAVRKPLGVFTAITPFNFPGMIPLWFLPYAVATGNAFILKPSERDPLTAQYLFALVEKAGFPDGILQLVNGGKETVNTLVKHDDIEGVSFVGSTPVAKHVYETAAANGKRVQAQGGAKNHIVVAESANLDFAAEQTIGSAFANTGQRCLANPVAVVVDEVYDDFADRVVETATNMTVANGLADDSEMGPLITSEQQERVEGYIREGIEDGANLLLDGRELETPDTGNFLRPTIFGDADPEMSIAREEIFGPVLALIRADDFEDALGIVNRSRFGNAASLFTERGSDARKFRHTVDAGNLGVNTGTAAPMAFFHFGGWKDSFFGDLHAQGEDMIHFYTDKAIYIERWPDA